The Pelodiscus sinensis isolate JC-2024 unplaced genomic scaffold, ASM4963464v1 ctg78, whole genome shotgun sequence genome includes a region encoding these proteins:
- the LOC102455869 gene encoding olfactory receptor 5V1-like, with the protein MTFFNLMELENQTQVTEFIFLGFSSLPHGQAFLFPVFLMIYITTIVGNSMIFTLIQLDSHLHSPMYFFLSHLSCLDICFSSVTVPKILVNFLHERETISYSECMAQMFLLMSCAGAECALLTIMAYDRYAAICNPLRYTDIMSQRVCFPLAVGSWLWGLLDSAIHTFLASKLSFCGANQLHHIFCDVPPLLKIACSDTYTNEMVLHAASVFVGLSPFLLIVISYLYILAAILRIRSNSGRRKAFSTCAAHLSVVTIYFGMANLNYNRPGTGYSTGVDTLVSTLYCIVTPMLNPLIYSLRNQEVKRAMRKALGSQTREYTSPCRQ; encoded by the coding sequence ATGACATTTTTCAACCTCATGGAACTGGAGAATCAGACTCAGGTCACAGAGTTCATTTTCCTGGGGTTCTCCAGTCTTCCCCATGGCCAGGCCTTCCTCTTCCCGGTGTTCCTGATGATCTACATCACCACCATAGTGGGGAACTCAATGATATTCACCCTCATCCAACTGGATTCCCATCTTCACAGCCCAATGTACTTCTTTCTTAGCCACTTATCCTGCTTGGATATCTGCTTCTCGTCAGTCACAGTCCCCAAGATCCTGGTGAACTTCCTGCATGAGAGGGAGACCATCTCCTACAGCGAGTGTATGGCCCAGATGTTCTTACTGATGTCATGCGCGGGAGCCGAGTGTGCACTCCTGACCATCATGGCCTACGACCGATACGCCGCCATCTGCAATCCCTTGCGCTACACTGACATCATGAGCCAGAGGGTATGCTTCCCACTTGCCGTGGGGTCCTGGCTCTGGGGTCTCCTGGACTCAGCCATACACACCTTCTTGGCCTCCAAGTTATCCTTCTGTGGAGCCAACCAGCTTCACCACATCTTTTGTGACGTCCCTCCCCTGCTGAAGATCGCCTGCAGTGACACCTACACCAATGAAATGGTGCTTCATGCTGCCAGTGTGTTTGTGGGCCTGAGCCCATTTCTGCTCATTGTCATCTCGTACCTCTACATCCTGGCAGCCATCCTCAGGATCCGCTCCAACAGTGGAAGGCGCAAGGCCTTCTCCACCTGTGCTGCCCACCTGAGTGTGGTCACCATATACTTTGGGATGGCCAATCTCAACTATAATCGCCCTGGCACAGGCTACTCCACGGGGGTGGACACCCTGGTTTCCACGCTGTACTGCATCGTCACCCCCATGCTGAATCCCCTCATCTATAGCCTCCGCAACCAGGAAGTGAAGAGGGCCATGAGGAAGGCTCTAGGGAGCCAGACAAGGGAATATACTTCACCATGCAGGCAGTGA